In Candidatus Poribacteria bacterium, a single genomic region encodes these proteins:
- a CDS encoding trypsin-like peptidase domain-containing protein: MYKRLFCLICAFVVLTLTSTQYAIADYRITNGSATEPAFVVYSRWLPANGNWPEGWRTNGYYRIEPGGTRNLSIPQGNAWVYIYVQRGGSEIKPTDHATRDSAPFWIHPSEAFTVVETTEGDFLKSNRGRWSLETATLYEYRNGGSHTIPDEPRLPDLTARQIYNQAMNSVVWIYNVYEEAEGSGVLIDRERKLVVTNQHVTNLSNWVFVYSPVPDPNSENGELIGDRDYYVENYEALERTGYATWGRVIAENANRDLAILQLHSLPGIARQINHNLGADLSRKVRRKDPVHILGNPGKLDLWRWTLGLFQSDTGDWLHIDADIFGGNSGGPVLNEQGKLIGIVARSDERTTASAVPVRYVKVLLDTVGPKHTFRIINDAGLTVPYQIKWSSNHNWEQQSLNQGASLYYWWNGETVASGYPKIRFDEIVNDGRFTERIYRLDTFLRYFGNNYKNHVSVDDAYTYTFSYNQWTRKINLSRDTLAAPSLVKAIPKETVLLTNYPNPFNPETWIPYQLAKPAEVTVTIYAADGKLVRRLALGHQPAGVYQSKSRAAYWDGKNDVGESVASGLYFYTLKAGEFTATRKMLIRK; this comes from the coding sequence ATGTATAAGAGACTTTTTTGTTTGATATGTGCTTTTGTAGTGTTAACCCTCACATCAACGCAGTACGCAATAGCTGATTATCGTATTACAAACGGCAGCGCGACAGAACCGGCATTTGTGGTATACTCCAGATGGTTACCTGCCAATGGAAATTGGCCAGAAGGCTGGCGGACAAATGGGTATTATCGGATTGAACCCGGTGGCACTCGAAACTTGTCTATCCCACAAGGGAATGCATGGGTGTATATCTATGTGCAGCGTGGTGGCAGCGAGATTAAACCAACTGACCACGCGACAAGAGACAGCGCACCGTTTTGGATACATCCCTCTGAAGCATTTACAGTCGTGGAAACGACCGAGGGGGATTTCCTGAAAAGCAATCGCGGTAGATGGAGTTTAGAGACAGCGACTTTGTATGAATACCGGAACGGCGGCTCACACACCATTCCTGATGAACCGCGTCTCCCAGACCTGACTGCACGACAAATCTACAATCAGGCAATGAATTCTGTAGTGTGGATTTATAATGTGTATGAAGAAGCAGAAGGTAGTGGTGTATTAATTGATCGAGAACGGAAACTCGTCGTTACCAACCAACATGTTACAAACCTATCTAATTGGGTCTTTGTCTATTCCCCAGTGCCAGATCCGAATAGCGAGAATGGAGAATTGATTGGTGATAGAGACTACTATGTAGAGAATTATGAAGCACTTGAGAGGACTGGTTATGCCACATGGGGAAGAGTGATTGCTGAAAATGCAAACAGAGATTTGGCGATACTTCAACTTCATTCACTCCCCGGGATAGCGCGCCAAATTAATCACAATTTGGGCGCGGATCTCTCTCGGAAAGTGAGAAGGAAAGATCCCGTTCATATCCTCGGAAACCCAGGGAAACTTGATCTATGGCGTTGGACGTTAGGACTTTTCCAATCAGACACTGGAGACTGGTTGCACATCGATGCGGATATATTTGGTGGCAACAGCGGGGGGCCTGTGCTAAACGAGCAGGGTAAGTTAATCGGGATTGTCGCAAGATCGGACGAGCGTACCACAGCCTCTGCAGTTCCAGTAAGATATGTCAAAGTTTTGTTGGATACAGTGGGTCCAAAACATACATTCAGGATTATAAACGACGCAGGGCTTACTGTCCCTTACCAAATCAAGTGGTCGAGTAACCACAATTGGGAGCAACAATCTCTTAATCAAGGAGCGAGTTTGTATTATTGGTGGAATGGTGAAACCGTAGCTTCGGGTTATCCTAAAATCCGTTTTGATGAGATCGTTAATGATGGCCGGTTTACTGAGCGTATCTATAGGTTGGATACCTTCCTACGGTACTTTGGGAATAACTACAAGAATCACGTTTCTGTTGATGATGCCTATACCTACACATTTTCTTACAACCAATGGACGAGAAAAATCAATCTTTCTCGTGATACACTCGCAGCCCCATCCTTAGTCAAAGCGATTCCAAAGGAAACAGTCTTGCTAACCAACTATCCCAACCCGTTCAATCCCGAAACTTGGATACCCTATCAACTTGCCAAACCTGCCGAGGTGACGGTCACCATCTATGCAGCAGATGGGAAGTTAGTTCGGAGGCTGGCGTTAGGACATCAACCTGCAGGCGTGTATCAGAGCAAAAGCCGTGCGGCGTATTGGGATGGCAAAAATGATGTCGGGGAGTCTGTGGCGAGTGGTTTGTATTTCTATACTCTGAAAGCAGGTGAATTTACTGCCACGCGGAAGATGCTGATAAGGAAATAG
- a CDS encoding anhydro-N-acetylmuramic acid kinase gives MKEFFKLLEIDKKYIIGLMSGTSVDGIDAAIVEISGHGLETTVNLIAFETFPFPVGVPQRILALCHPDTGRVDDICEMNFYIGHLFAEAAKHILQKSGMSANDIALIGSHGQTIHHLPRDPNASHYPSTLQIGEPAVIAHETGIPTIADFRVADMAAGGQGAPLVSYPDYLLFRDSVKTVGLLNIGGIANLTVLPADCSADGVSASDTGPGNMCIDAVVREMTEGRERYDTSGMRAAQGTPYQWLVNEWLKHPFFQLQPPKTTGRELFGNTFAMECLEACRSHRLADNDTIATLTELTVRTITNYIQQFVVEQHPIDVLYVSGGGVHNRTIMRRLRELLAGTAVEPVDNSGISSDAKEAIAFAILANETLHGQVGNLPSATGASVRKILGKFVCP, from the coding sequence ATGAAAGAATTTTTCAAACTCCTTGAAATAGATAAAAAGTACATTATCGGCTTGATGTCCGGGACTTCAGTTGACGGCATTGATGCAGCCATCGTCGAAATTAGTGGACACGGATTGGAAACCACAGTCAATCTAATCGCGTTTGAGACTTTTCCCTTTCCAGTCGGGGTGCCGCAACGCATCCTTGCCCTCTGCCATCCCGATACTGGGCGCGTTGACGACATCTGTGAGATGAATTTCTATATCGGGCATCTCTTCGCGGAGGCTGCGAAACACATCCTACAAAAAAGCGGCATGTCCGCTAACGACATTGCCCTTATCGGCTCACACGGTCAAACGATTCACCATCTCCCCAGAGATCCAAATGCTTCTCATTATCCATCAACGTTGCAAATTGGCGAACCTGCGGTCATCGCGCACGAAACCGGCATCCCGACGATTGCTGATTTTCGGGTAGCAGATATGGCAGCAGGTGGACAAGGGGCACCGTTGGTCTCCTATCCAGACTACTTATTGTTCCGTGATTCCGTTAAAACGGTGGGGCTTTTGAACATCGGAGGGATTGCGAATCTCACAGTGCTCCCAGCGGACTGTTCGGCCGACGGTGTATCGGCTTCGGATACGGGTCCTGGGAATATGTGTATCGATGCAGTCGTGAGAGAGATGACGGAAGGAAGAGAACGCTATGATACATCAGGTATGCGCGCTGCACAAGGCACACCTTATCAATGGCTTGTGAATGAATGGTTAAAGCATCCCTTTTTTCAACTGCAACCCCCAAAGACGACGGGACGCGAGCTGTTTGGGAATACCTTTGCAATGGAATGTCTGGAAGCGTGTCGTTCGCACCGGCTTGCTGACAACGACACGATTGCGACCCTCACCGAATTGACGGTTCGGACGATTACAAACTACATTCAGCAGTTTGTAGTGGAACAGCACCCGATAGACGTGCTTTACGTAAGCGGTGGCGGTGTCCACAATCGAACGATTATGCGGAGACTCCGTGAACTCTTAGCCGGGACAGCAGTTGAACCCGTAGATAACTCAGGTATCTCGTCGGATGCCAAGGAAGCGATTGCGTTTGCAATTCTGGCAAATGAGACACTCCACGGGCAAGTTGGAAATTTGCCTTCTGCGACTGGGGCATCTGTTCGGAAAATTCTTGGGAAATTTGTGTGTCCGTGA
- a CDS encoding Rpn family recombination-promoting nuclease/putative transposase has protein sequence MADFNEILAFFMDSLGQFADRSAKWLLSNRENLRGLLQIIGKDLVESLDFSRMRRVNTTFIADNLREQESDLVFLLPFRDTDETEVMIYILIEHQSTVDPVMGFRMLSYMYHIWDDQRQQWVAEGVPKSQWRFRPIIPVVFYTGKAEWHSVISMEALMDVPEPLRRFVPRFETLFLGIQGEPDANLLQAEGPFGWLLTVLKRADTPDRSVFVSVLETLGDHLGGLTESERAAWVQAVYYLHLLVFYKRSVGERADLDRVVAEHQRTLTLSQAEVTLMQTMAEHYLQQGIEQGIEQGIEQGIEEGIEQGARRTSIESTLAILNTRFPDADVQTLTPALEAIADLNRLKQLNIEASVVGSFHAFQEQIDA, from the coding sequence ATGGCAGACTTCAATGAAATCCTTGCTTTTTTCATGGACTCCCTCGGACAGTTCGCAGATAGAAGTGCGAAATGGCTGTTATCAAACCGAGAGAACCTTCGTGGGCTCCTGCAAATTATCGGTAAAGACCTTGTTGAGTCGCTTGACTTCAGCAGAATGCGGCGCGTCAATACGACCTTTATCGCCGATAACCTGCGCGAACAAGAGTCGGATCTGGTCTTTCTCTTACCCTTCCGAGATACTGATGAAACAGAGGTGATGATCTATATCCTCATTGAACATCAGTCCACGGTAGACCCGGTGATGGGTTTTCGGATGTTATCGTATATGTACCACATCTGGGATGACCAACGGCAGCAGTGGGTCGCTGAGGGTGTCCCGAAGAGCCAATGGCGGTTTCGTCCGATCATCCCTGTTGTATTTTATACAGGCAAAGCAGAATGGCACTCCGTGATTTCAATGGAGGCGTTGATGGATGTGCCGGAGCCCTTGCGTCGATTTGTTCCGAGGTTTGAGACGTTGTTTCTGGGTATCCAAGGTGAACCTGATGCGAACTTACTGCAGGCTGAGGGACCGTTTGGGTGGCTGCTGACGGTTCTCAAACGTGCGGACACGCCGGATCGTTCTGTGTTTGTATCGGTGTTAGAGACGTTAGGGGATCATCTGGGGGGTCTGACGGAGTCGGAGCGTGCTGCGTGGGTGCAAGCGGTCTACTATCTTCACTTACTGGTTTTCTACAAGCGTTCTGTTGGGGAGCGTGCGGATTTAGATCGGGTCGTTGCTGAACACCAAAGGACGTTGACCCTTTCTCAAGCGGAGGTAACTCTCATGCAAACGATGGCTGAACACTATTTGCAACAAGGCATAGAACAAGGTATAGAACAAGGTATAGAACAAGGTATTGAAGAAGGTATTGAACAAGGGGCGCGTCGGACGAGTATCGAAAGCACACTTGCTATCCTCAACACTCGCTTCCCAGATGCTGACGTTCAGACCCTCACGCCTGCACTCGAAGCCATTGCGGACCTCAACCGACTTAAGCAACTCAATATCGAGGCATCTGTCGTAGGCTCCTTTCACGCTTTCCAAGAACAGATAGATGCATAA
- a CDS encoding thermonuclease family protein — protein MAGIDAPELNAKMERERNAAIEGRDHLERLILDKEVIVLFEESDTTLDGIHRGNFGRPIAYIFILDNEALPKVKTFVNRNMIDNGKAIRSKYKIDFPVLFTKDFDLSDIPVSVWLSVNATKRATTTWAELKR, from the coding sequence CTGGCAGGAATAGATGCTCCCGAATTAAACGCCAAAATGGAAAGAGAAAGAAACGCGGCGATAGAAGGCCGGGATCATTTAGAAAGGCTTATATTGGACAAAGAGGTTATCGTGTTGTTTGAAGAAAGTGATACGACACTTGATGGTATACATCGCGGTAATTTTGGGCGGCCAATCGCTTACATATTTATATTGGACAATGAAGCACTGCCAAAGGTGAAAACTTTTGTTAATCGAAATATGATAGATAACGGCAAAGCGATAAGGTCTAAATACAAGATAGATTTTCCTGTGCTATTTACCAAAGATTTTGATTTGTCCGATATACCCGTAAGTGTTTGGCTGAGTGTAAATGCAACAAAGCGAGCAACGACAACTTGGGCAGAATTAAAAAGGTGA
- a CDS encoding PorV/PorQ family protein: MKHCKKSIFYYITSVIMFCIGLASADAKYTADFLTLGVGARVLGMGGAGTALSADAYAPYWNSAGLGQLTRYEVSFMHSTLNGEDAYDFVSYIHPLKNRGAIGVSWLRVGVDDILITGLPVASRPIGATNRPEVIGTFNNTDNAFLFASGWRLPSLYGMNLRVGGTLKLLYMSGYRSTNAIGGGADIGFIATTNPEKPHQLTLGLQASDAFQTKLYWNTPPPSADQTSHTETIPPHLKIGIATTHRLSVFRSVLILALDTYIKDGVELHAGAEWTLFDLLALRIGLAERSGSLESVRQLTAGAGLNLRFVTGAGAGLDYAFANHPALGGSHRMSLRIRF; encoded by the coding sequence ATGAAACATTGTAAGAAAAGTATCTTCTACTATATTACGTCTGTAATTATGTTCTGCATCGGACTTGCATCCGCAGACGCGAAATACACGGCTGACTTCTTGACGCTGGGTGTCGGTGCCCGAGTTCTTGGAATGGGGGGTGCAGGCACTGCACTGAGTGCTGACGCTTACGCCCCGTACTGGAATTCTGCTGGACTTGGACAACTTACCCGATACGAGGTCAGTTTCATGCATTCCACACTCAACGGGGAAGATGCCTACGATTTCGTCAGTTACATACACCCTCTTAAAAACCGAGGCGCAATCGGTGTGAGCTGGCTGCGCGTCGGTGTTGACGACATTCTGATCACTGGTTTGCCAGTTGCCAGCCGTCCTATCGGAGCGACGAACCGACCTGAAGTTATAGGCACTTTCAACAATACGGATAACGCTTTCCTTTTTGCCTCGGGATGGCGACTTCCGTCTCTCTACGGTATGAATCTTCGGGTCGGCGGCACGCTCAAACTGCTCTACATGAGCGGCTATCGGAGCACGAACGCCATTGGTGGTGGTGCGGACATCGGTTTCATTGCGACGACAAACCCAGAAAAGCCGCATCAACTGACGCTTGGTCTACAAGCGAGCGATGCCTTTCAGACGAAGCTTTATTGGAACACACCGCCGCCGTCAGCAGATCAGACCTCCCATACTGAAACGATACCGCCCCATCTCAAAATTGGCATTGCAACAACACATAGGCTTAGCGTTTTCCGAAGTGTGCTGATTCTTGCCTTAGATACCTACATCAAAGACGGTGTTGAACTGCACGCAGGTGCGGAATGGACGCTATTTGACCTGCTCGCCTTACGGATTGGGCTTGCGGAACGAAGTGGCAGCCTTGAGAGTGTCCGCCAATTGACAGCAGGTGCAGGATTGAACCTCCGATTCGTCACAGGTGCAGGGGCAGGATTGGACTATGCGTTTGCGAACCATCCCGCATTAGGCGGTAGCCATCGTATGTCTCTTCGGATACGGTTTTAG